A region from the Papaver somniferum cultivar HN1 unplaced genomic scaffold, ASM357369v1 unplaced-scaffold_125, whole genome shotgun sequence genome encodes:
- the LOC113331386 gene encoding uncharacterized protein LOC113331386 yields the protein MELFTAAEDLKFFDAFQIIGEAVKIPAKSSPLKYFLITITLILPFSLIQLLFKISFTQFFFTLYDYFSGDSSATYLIHEFFYILSLFLLSLLSISAIVFTVASIYVSKSISFIPTLFAVPRIFKHLMITFFYALLLMIVNFLAALTFIYVLVDLLHIDEGVLFWGLFIMFCIIYFLVSLYVTALWHLASVISVVEPNVYGLAAMKKSKELLQGRTAIAVLLVNFYLSGTWFVEKAFVYGMQFPVHVMAKLFLGLMCLFMLVAVNLTGLLVQSVFYFACKAYHNQVVDKKVLYDHLCGYDLGDMSVALNPPSAGGVAMQSFVKDHDGVGYQPVALTDTTESDGTV from the coding sequence ATGGAGCTCTTTACTGCAGCAGAAGACCTCAAATTCTTCGATGCATTTCAAATCATTGGAGAAGCAGTGAAAATCCCTGCCAAATCATCTCCACTTAAATACTTTCTGATTACCATAACCCTCATTCTCCCATTTTCATTGATTCAGCTATTATTTAAGATTTCATTCACCCAGTTTTTTTTCACCCTATACGATTACTTTTCCGGTGATTCATCTGCCACTTACTTGATCCATGAGTTCTTCTACATTCTTTCCCTTTTCCTCTTGTCTCTTCTTTCTATATCCGCTATCGTCTTCACAGTTGCTTCTATTTACGTGTCCAAATCCATCTCCTTTATTCCCACTCTCTTTGCAGTTCCTCGCATATTTAAACATCTTATGATCACCTTCTTTTACGCCTTGCTTCTCATGATCGTCAACTTCTTGGCCGCATTGACTTTTATATATGTCCTAGTAGATTTGTTACATATTGATGAAGGAGTTCTTTTTTGGGGTCTTTTTATCATGTTTTGCATCATATACTTTCTTGTATCTTTGTATGTTACAGCGTTATGGCATTTAGCCAGTGTGATCTCTGTTGTTGAACCAAATGTTTACGGCTTGGCGGCCATGAAGAAGAGTAAGGAACTCTTACAGGGGAGAACTGCAATTGCTGTTTTACTTGTAAACTTTTATTTGTCGGGTACATGGTTTGTAGAAAAGGCGTTTGTGTATGGCATGCAGTTTCCTGTACATGTCATGGCTAAGCTTTTCTTGGGATTGATGTGTTTGTTCATGTTGGTGGCTGTTAATCTTACGGGGCTATTAGTTCAGAGTGTCTTCTACTTTGCCTGTAAAGCATACCACAATCAAGTGGTTGATAAGAAGGTTTTGTATGATCATCTTTGTGGGTATGATCTCGGTGATATGTCTGTAGCATTGAATCCTCCTAGTGCTGGCGGTGTGGCAATGCAGAGCTTTGTCAAAGATCACGACGGAGTAGGTTATCAGCCTGTTGCACTGACCGACACTACTGAGTCTGACGGTACTGTCTGA